One genomic window of Thioclava sp. GXIMD4216 includes the following:
- a CDS encoding leucyl aminopeptidase family protein produces the protein MSLPVLPDRPAMRFAQSDAPLPLYITEGGLPAALTEAQVAWAKAQGFTGALGQICVLPDAEGGLSAALFGWGSAASRARGRFHLARAATALPEGVWSLQGDLSGAASEEAALGWLLAGYAYERYAKAAAPKARLHCPAGLDAARLEAIAAGEALTRDLINTPANDMGPEELERAIKDLADQHGAELNSIIGEKLVEKGFPLIYAVGQASPRAPRLVEMRWGSEGPELTLVGKGVCFDTGGLNLKPGSSMGLMKKDMGGAATVLGLAHMIMALKLPLRLRVLVPAVENAVSGNAFRPQDVYTSRKGLTVEINNTDAEGRLVLADALAYADEEKPDLVLCMATLTGAARVALGPDVPPFYTDDEDLAAALAEGAAQVADPLWRMPFWCPYEDKIEPGIADLDNAPAGGMAGSITAALFLRRFVTETEGFVHFDIYGWQPSAAPARPKGGVGQGARAILAALPAMLGLPA, from the coding sequence ATGTCTTTGCCTGTCCTGCCCGACCGTCCTGCCATGCGTTTCGCGCAAAGCGACGCACCGTTGCCGCTTTATATTACCGAAGGGGGGCTGCCGGCCGCGCTGACGGAGGCGCAGGTGGCATGGGCCAAGGCGCAAGGCTTTACCGGCGCTCTGGGGCAGATCTGTGTGCTTCCCGATGCCGAGGGGGGGCTGTCTGCGGCGCTTTTCGGCTGGGGCAGCGCGGCCAGCCGGGCGCGCGGGCGGTTCCATCTGGCGCGTGCGGCCACGGCCCTGCCCGAAGGCGTTTGGTCCTTGCAGGGCGATCTGTCGGGTGCCGCATCTGAAGAGGCGGCGCTTGGCTGGTTGCTGGCGGGCTATGCCTATGAGCGTTATGCCAAAGCTGCCGCGCCCAAGGCCCGCCTGCATTGTCCCGCAGGGCTGGATGCGGCGCGCCTTGAAGCGATAGCTGCAGGTGAAGCCCTGACCCGCGATCTGATCAATACGCCAGCCAATGATATGGGGCCGGAAGAGCTGGAGCGTGCGATCAAGGATCTGGCCGACCAGCACGGGGCCGAACTGAACTCGATCATCGGCGAGAAGCTGGTCGAGAAAGGATTTCCGCTGATTTACGCGGTGGGGCAGGCCAGCCCGCGGGCACCGCGACTGGTCGAGATGCGCTGGGGCAGCGAGGGGCCGGAACTGACGCTGGTGGGGAAGGGCGTGTGTTTCGATACGGGTGGTCTCAACCTCAAACCCGGCAGCTCGATGGGGCTGATGAAAAAGGATATGGGCGGGGCGGCCACGGTGCTGGGCCTTGCGCATATGATCATGGCCCTGAAACTGCCGCTGCGGCTGCGCGTTCTGGTGCCTGCGGTGGAAAATGCGGTGTCGGGCAATGCGTTCCGTCCGCAAGATGTCTATACCTCCCGCAAGGGGCTGACGGTCGAGATCAACAACACCGATGCCGAGGGCCGTCTGGTGCTGGCCGATGCGCTGGCCTATGCCGATGAGGAAAAGCCCGATCTGGTGCTTTGCATGGCCACCCTGACCGGCGCCGCCCGCGTGGCCTTGGGGCCGGACGTGCCGCCATTCTATACCGATGACGAGGATCTTGCCGCCGCGCTGGCAGAGGGGGCCGCGCAGGTTGCCGACCCGCTATGGCGGATGCCGTTCTGGTGCCCCTATGAGGACAAGATCGAACCCGGCATCGCCGATCTGGACAATGCGCCGGCAGGGGGGATGGCAGGCTCGATTACAGCGGCATTGTTCCTGCGCCGCTTCGTCACTGAAACCGAGGGCTTTGTCCATTTCGACATCTATGGCTGGCAACCTTCGGCGGCTCCGGCGCGACCGAAAGGGGGGGTGGGGCAGGGCGCGCGGGCCATTCTTGCGGCCTTGCCCGCCATGCTGGGGCTGCCCGCATGA
- a CDS encoding carbonic anhydrase: MRERVKLLPPTLVQRFHGWKATTYSENSVWYKKLADEGQRPRAMVISCCDSRVHVTSIFGADSGEFFIHRNIANLVPPYEPDGEHHGTSAALEYAVQALKVSHLIVLGHSNCGGVAGCNAMCTGHAPELEDKTSFVGTWLNLLRPGFERVKDLPEEERITALEQEAVMVSLENLMTFPFVTAAVESGQMTLHGLWHDIGSGDLRQYNPNKNGFEAV, translated from the coding sequence ATGAGGGAACGTGTAAAACTGTTGCCGCCGACTTTGGTGCAACGCTTCCACGGCTGGAAAGCAACCACCTATTCGGAAAATTCCGTATGGTACAAAAAGCTCGCCGATGAGGGCCAGCGCCCGCGTGCGATGGTGATCTCGTGCTGCGATTCGCGTGTGCATGTCACCTCGATCTTCGGTGCCGACTCGGGCGAGTTCTTCATTCACCGTAATATCGCGAACCTCGTGCCGCCCTATGAGCCCGATGGCGAACATCACGGCACCTCCGCCGCACTGGAATATGCCGTACAGGCGCTGAAAGTGTCGCATCTGATCGTGCTCGGCCACTCGAATTGCGGTGGCGTGGCAGGGTGCAACGCGATGTGCACCGGCCATGCGCCCGAACTGGAAGACAAGACCTCGTTCGTGGGCACCTGGCTCAACCTGCTGCGTCCCGGCTTCGAACGCGTCAAGGATCTGCCGGAAGAAGAGCGAATCACGGCGCTTGAACAAGAGGCCGTTATGGTCAGCCTTGAAAACCTGATGACCTTCCCCTTTGTCACGGCGGCTGTCGAATCGGGTCAGATGACGCTGCACGGGCTGTGGCACGACATCGGCAGCGGTGATCTGCGCCAGTACAACCCCAACAAGAATGGGTTTGAAGCCGTCTGA
- a CDS encoding DUF4139 domain-containing protein, protein MRLIMAGLVVALPQTVWAEDLLQAQIRRVTLYPQGAEVTRQVQVPDGAGTVRVAGLPASLDLDRLRIAGEGVSLSGVRLVSGQGAGDSPVVQEARAKLAQMTEDLAQKEDAVALLRAKAEAALDRVVYLRGIGAAQATPEQALAIGDEVEARALAARQTALHAQAEARRAEAALAPDRRALQRAQDDLAQLLAKAENGQWLEATASGHGVLTLTSFADDAGWSPVYDMRLDRGAKRIDLTRLVSVHQSSGEDWHNVDLTLSTARPNDRMDPSELWPLLRSVGPDRPVLRTMGAEYAAAEVEAAPMRKADLLAPQMEGVSLVYHLPQKVDMRDGAEALRLKMDDLSLKAASWAEAVPSRDATAYLVAEATNSGSEPILPGPVMLYADGRLVGQGALPLTMPGQTVTQGFGAIDGLVLTRKQTRQSGDRGVIARRNEQVETVRMTVENHTDQSWPLRVVDQVPYSEQDDLKISWNASPEVSQTDLDDKTGLLGWRFDLPAQASREITLTTRLEWPADQVLH, encoded by the coding sequence ATGCGTTTGATAATGGCCGGACTGGTCGTGGCATTGCCGCAAACGGTATGGGCAGAGGATCTTTTGCAGGCGCAGATACGTCGTGTCACGCTGTATCCGCAAGGGGCCGAGGTGACGCGGCAGGTGCAGGTTCCGGATGGGGCGGGCACCGTGCGGGTTGCGGGACTGCCTGCCAGCCTTGATCTTGACCGGCTTCGGATCGCGGGTGAGGGCGTCAGCCTTTCGGGCGTGCGGCTTGTCTCGGGGCAGGGGGCGGGCGACAGCCCTGTCGTGCAGGAGGCGCGCGCCAAGCTTGCGCAAATGACCGAGGATCTGGCGCAGAAAGAGGATGCGGTCGCGCTTTTGCGGGCCAAAGCCGAGGCGGCGCTGGATCGGGTGGTCTATCTGCGTGGGATCGGGGCGGCGCAGGCCACGCCCGAGCAGGCGCTTGCGATTGGCGATGAGGTCGAAGCGCGTGCTCTGGCGGCGCGTCAGACCGCCTTGCATGCGCAAGCGGAGGCGCGCCGTGCCGAGGCGGCACTGGCCCCTGACCGACGCGCGTTGCAGCGCGCGCAGGATGATCTGGCGCAACTTTTGGCCAAAGCGGAGAATGGCCAGTGGCTGGAGGCCACGGCCAGCGGGCATGGGGTGCTGACGCTGACGAGCTTTGCCGATGATGCGGGCTGGTCGCCGGTGTATGATATGCGTCTGGACCGCGGCGCCAAGCGGATTGATCTTACGCGGCTGGTGTCGGTGCATCAGTCGAGCGGCGAGGACTGGCACAATGTCGATCTGACCCTGTCAACCGCGCGCCCGAATGACCGCATGGATCCGTCCGAGCTATGGCCGCTTTTGCGCAGCGTCGGGCCGGACCGTCCGGTTCTGCGAACGATGGGGGCGGAATATGCCGCAGCCGAGGTCGAGGCGGCACCGATGCGGAAGGCGGATCTGCTAGCACCGCAAATGGAGGGGGTGTCGCTTGTCTATCATCTGCCGCAGAAGGTGGATATGCGCGACGGGGCCGAGGCGCTGCGTCTGAAGATGGATGATCTGTCCTTGAAGGCCGCAAGCTGGGCGGAGGCCGTGCCTTCGCGCGATGCAACCGCCTATCTGGTGGCCGAGGCGACCAATAGCGGGTCCGAGCCGATTCTGCCCGGTCCGGTGATGCTTTATGCCGATGGGCGTCTGGTCGGTCAGGGTGCCCTCCCGCTGACGATGCCGGGCCAGACGGTCACCCAGGGGTTCGGAGCGATTGACGGGCTTGTGCTGACCCGCAAGCAGACCCGCCAGTCTGGAGATCGCGGGGTGATCGCGCGCCGGAATGAACAGGTGGAGACCGTGCGGATGACCGTCGAGAACCATACCGACCAGTCATGGCCCCTGCGGGTGGTGGATCAGGTGCCTTATTCGGAACAGGATGATCTGAAGATCAGCTGGAATGCCTCGCCCGAGGTCAGCCAGACCGATCTTGACGACAAGACCGGTCTTCTGGGATGGCGGTTTGACCTGCCCGCGCAGGCCAGCCGCGAGATCACGCTTACGACGCGATTGGAGTGGCCCGCAGATCAGGTTCTGCACTGA